One Actinospica robiniae DSM 44927 genomic region harbors:
- a CDS encoding fatty acyl-AMP ligase: MTATGILDLFAANLERDPDRALFTFVDARGQDTAAYSADALARRAEGVRALLDDLGWVAGDRAILVYPPGPDFVVALVACLMAGVVPAAVLPPGPAGGRGGEKAFGAAVQDCRARGILTSTDFDQLRRLAVDSGAFPGFVWPDVAWHCTDTAGERAVSLRRWHRPAVPGEAAVLQYTSGSTATPRGVIMTHGNLLAEMSSNAVDFRLGRDTVGVSWLPQYHDFGLVNAILSALSGNMRLYSLSPLDFVRRPALWFETMSRVGATLTASPNFGLDLAVRKTTPEQRAAWDLGPLATLVCAAEPIRAATVDRFLGDFAGSGLRPECFCPTYGLAEATVSVSSWGRSRVAVDAEAVAQGRVVRVPEQRADGARANVYIGCGGITKPGSRVRIIDPETRLPCPVDRIGEIWVDSATKAAGYFDRPEESRDALYARVDGESDPRRYLRTGDLGFFAEGELFVTGRRKDVIILRGRNHYAEDLEESVRRCHPAIRPGGVAAFALETAGEESTAVMVEVALFEGCDAVAADGVAAAVRRRLALDHQIGAATVVLVPPGTVPKTTSGKVRRHACRALYEAGELETAITVPSGVRR, from the coding sequence TTGACCGCGACCGGCATCCTCGACCTTTTCGCCGCCAACCTCGAGCGCGACCCCGACCGCGCGCTGTTCACCTTCGTGGACGCGCGCGGCCAGGACACGGCCGCGTACTCGGCCGACGCGCTGGCCCGCCGGGCCGAAGGCGTGCGCGCCCTGCTCGACGACCTCGGCTGGGTCGCCGGCGATCGCGCGATCCTGGTCTACCCGCCCGGGCCCGACTTCGTCGTGGCGCTGGTCGCCTGCCTGATGGCGGGCGTGGTCCCGGCCGCGGTGCTGCCGCCCGGGCCGGCCGGCGGGCGCGGCGGCGAGAAGGCCTTCGGCGCCGCGGTCCAGGACTGCCGGGCGCGCGGGATCCTCACCTCGACCGACTTCGACCAGCTGCGCCGGCTCGCCGTCGACTCCGGCGCGTTCCCCGGCTTCGTATGGCCGGACGTGGCCTGGCACTGCACCGATACGGCCGGCGAGCGCGCCGTGTCCCTGCGCCGCTGGCACCGGCCCGCCGTTCCGGGCGAGGCGGCCGTGCTCCAGTACACCTCCGGCTCCACCGCGACCCCGCGCGGCGTGATCATGACGCACGGGAACCTGCTGGCCGAGATGAGCAGCAACGCCGTGGACTTCCGCCTCGGCCGGGACACCGTCGGGGTCTCCTGGCTGCCTCAGTACCATGATTTCGGGCTCGTCAACGCGATCCTCAGTGCTCTGAGCGGCAACATGCGGCTGTACTCGTTGTCCCCGTTGGACTTCGTGCGCCGCCCGGCGCTCTGGTTCGAGACGATGTCGCGGGTCGGCGCCACGCTCACCGCGTCGCCCAACTTCGGCCTCGACCTCGCGGTGCGCAAGACCACCCCGGAGCAGCGCGCCGCCTGGGACCTCGGTCCGCTCGCGACGCTCGTGTGCGCGGCCGAGCCGATCCGGGCCGCGACAGTGGACCGCTTCCTCGGCGACTTCGCCGGCTCGGGTCTGCGCCCGGAGTGCTTCTGCCCGACCTACGGGCTGGCCGAGGCGACCGTCAGCGTCAGCTCGTGGGGCCGCAGCCGGGTCGCCGTCGACGCCGAGGCGGTCGCCCAGGGCCGGGTCGTGCGCGTGCCCGAGCAGCGCGCCGACGGCGCCCGGGCCAACGTCTACATCGGCTGCGGCGGGATCACCAAGCCCGGCTCGCGCGTGCGCATCATCGACCCGGAGACGCGTCTGCCCTGCCCGGTGGACCGGATCGGCGAGATCTGGGTGGACTCGGCCACCAAGGCCGCGGGCTACTTCGACCGGCCCGAGGAGAGCCGCGACGCCCTGTACGCCCGGGTCGACGGCGAATCCGACCCCCGCCGCTACCTGCGCACCGGAGACCTCGGCTTCTTCGCCGAAGGAGAGCTCTTCGTCACCGGCCGGCGTAAGGACGTGATCATCCTGCGGGGGCGCAACCACTACGCCGAGGACCTCGAGGAGAGCGTGCGCCGCTGCCATCCGGCGATCCGGCCCGGCGGCGTCGCCGCGTTCGCGCTGGAGACGGCCGGGGAGGAGAGCACGGCCGTGATGGTGGAGGTCGCCCTCTTCGAGGGCTGCGACGCCGTGGCGGCGGACGGCGTGGCCGCCGCCGTCCGCCGCCGGCTGGCGCTCGATCACCAGATCGGCGCCGCCACGGTCGTGCTGGTGCCGCCCGGCACCGTGCCCAAGACCACCAGCGGCAAGGTGCGCCGGCACGCCTGCCGCGCGCTGTACGAGGCCGGGGAGCTCGAGACCGCGATCACCGTGCCGTCGGGTGTCCGGCGGTGA
- a CDS encoding acyl carrier protein: MNENFAFDSLTTLLTTEFAVPADGLGPDTRLADLDLDSVGLVELAVALEERFDVDLTTGHTAITMQDRLGDLVTRLTAGHPTAR; this comes from the coding sequence ATGAACGAGAACTTCGCATTCGACTCCCTCACCACCTTGCTGACGACCGAGTTCGCCGTGCCCGCCGACGGGCTCGGGCCGGACACCCGGCTCGCCGACCTCGACCTGGACTCGGTCGGCCTGGTGGAGCTGGCGGTGGCGCTCGAGGAGCGGTTCGATGTGGACCTCACCACCGGGCACACGGCCATCACCATGCAGGACCGCCTCGGAGACCTGGTGACCCGGCTCACCGCCGGACACCCGACGGCACGGTGA
- a CDS encoding 1-acyl-sn-glycerol-3-phosphate acyltransferase, translating into MRLAVRRRPWAEALLAALTRPLLRHLREVQVDDSALRALRELAERDPIVFLPAHRSYLDSLVLARALGKAGFALPWRLAGANLAFWPLGAIGRRSGMIFIRREFGTDPAYHAAVRSCLADLLVRGHSIEWYPEAGRSRTGRLRKLRPGMPRLLVAAYEESGIEDVQVVPVSVVYDSLPDMEAVTAEDAGAIKRPEGLRALIAYLLATRTLGPRRAWMTFGAAVSLREVTRDAAGEWGAARVLTRRVAAGLRDATQVTAESLLALVFSASDGEPIGAADLLMQSGVLVEYARQRRIPLCRRCPIESALDGLVRTRVLTRQADGYRVTPGCERILAYHRNVAEHWFLPRAAAELVADGVITAKRIRTLLAQADGFELRVEAETSALDGGWERQPFLLAPRLLGPILAAYYDVAVSPATRAAPSAELRDAALALLGAEGLLGRGVDAAARDDLIRELACLVLRLRAMAAHDAGQHAGTADVRR; encoded by the coding sequence GTGCGTCTCGCGGTGCGCCGGCGGCCCTGGGCGGAGGCGCTGCTCGCCGCGCTGACCCGGCCCCTGCTGCGCCACCTGCGCGAGGTGCAGGTGGACGACTCGGCGCTGCGGGCGCTGCGCGAGCTCGCCGAGCGCGACCCGATCGTGTTCCTGCCGGCGCATCGCAGCTACCTGGACTCGCTGGTGCTGGCGCGGGCGCTGGGCAAGGCGGGGTTCGCCCTGCCGTGGCGGCTGGCCGGAGCGAACTTGGCGTTCTGGCCGCTCGGCGCGATCGGGCGGCGCAGCGGCATGATCTTCATCCGGCGCGAGTTCGGCACCGATCCGGCCTATCACGCGGCCGTACGCAGCTGCCTGGCCGATCTGCTCGTTCGCGGACACAGCATCGAGTGGTACCCGGAGGCCGGACGTAGCCGCACCGGGCGGCTACGCAAGCTGCGTCCCGGGATGCCGCGCCTGCTCGTGGCCGCCTACGAGGAATCAGGCATCGAGGATGTACAGGTGGTGCCGGTCTCGGTGGTCTACGACTCGTTGCCGGACATGGAGGCGGTCACCGCAGAGGACGCCGGGGCGATCAAGCGGCCCGAGGGATTGCGAGCCCTGATCGCGTATCTGCTTGCCACACGGACGCTCGGGCCGCGTCGGGCGTGGATGACGTTCGGTGCGGCCGTCTCTCTGCGCGAGGTGACGCGCGACGCGGCCGGGGAGTGGGGCGCCGCCAGAGTCCTGACCAGGCGCGTCGCCGCCGGCCTGCGCGATGCGACGCAGGTGACGGCGGAATCGTTGCTGGCACTCGTCTTCTCGGCGAGTGACGGTGAACCGATCGGCGCCGCTGACCTCCTCATGCAGTCCGGTGTGCTGGTCGAGTACGCCCGTCAGCGGCGGATTCCGCTTTGCCGGCGCTGTCCCATCGAATCAGCGCTCGATGGCCTGGTGCGGACGAGGGTGCTGACTCGCCAGGCCGACGGATACCGCGTCACGCCGGGTTGCGAGCGCATCCTGGCCTACCATCGCAACGTCGCGGAGCACTGGTTCCTGCCCCGTGCGGCCGCCGAGCTCGTGGCCGATGGAGTCATCACCGCGAAGCGGATCAGGACTCTGCTCGCCCAGGCGGATGGCTTCGAGCTGCGCGTGGAAGCGGAAACGTCGGCGCTCGACGGAGGCTGGGAACGTCAGCCGTTCCTGCTCGCCCCGCGCCTGCTCGGCCCGATCCTCGCGGCGTACTACGACGTCGCGGTGAGCCCGGCCACGCGCGCCGCGCCTTCCGCCGAGCTGCGGGACGCGGCGCTCGCGCTGCTCGGAGCCGAAGGTCTGCTGGGCCGCGGCGTCGATGCGGCGGCTCGTGACGACCTCATCCGCGAGCTCGCCTGTCTGGTGCTGAGACTCCGCGCGATGGCGGCACACGATGCCGGGCAGCACGCCGGGACCGCCGATGTCCGACGCTGA
- a CDS encoding haloacid dehalogenase-like hydrolase encodes MSDADERVAAILRGPEGPQVAAFFDLDGTLIDGFSATSFLRGAGIPLPRLARAAFGRGPLPPLRLLAGSVVGEPSDRDIHFAHEAALRAGEGIPEHERAALAERVFAGHLAARLRPEMWALVQAHRRMGHRVAIVTAASRWQAEPLATSLGVETVLCTEVASSPLRGEDKAVAVLGFALRHDIDLVASHAYGDSGDDVPFLLACGNPCAVCPRNALARAAQERGWSILRAESRPALGPVAAARSIAAWSGALAGIGAGLGLATAGLDRRDAAELGMALASRSCLELAGVRVSVQGGEHLGGRPAMFLFNHQSWLDVAVMARLLRRDYSSLAKQELSRVPGLGGFGRNFEIVFIDRDATAASSDYFRPVLDLLRRGVSVAVAPEGTRSSTPMPGPFHKGAFLAARKARVPLVPVVIRNSGRLMPRGSKAVRPGRIDVVVHRPIDPTRWAIGRFGAHIDELRDLYIQTLTTGAAR; translated from the coding sequence ATGTCCGACGCTGACGAGCGTGTCGCGGCGATCCTGCGCGGTCCGGAAGGGCCGCAGGTCGCGGCGTTCTTCGACCTCGACGGCACGCTGATCGACGGCTTCTCGGCCACGTCCTTTCTGCGCGGCGCCGGGATCCCGCTGCCGCGTCTGGCCCGGGCGGCCTTCGGACGCGGCCCGCTTCCCCCGCTGCGGCTGCTCGCCGGAAGCGTCGTCGGCGAGCCGAGCGACCGGGACATCCACTTCGCGCACGAGGCTGCGCTGCGAGCCGGCGAGGGCATCCCAGAGCACGAACGGGCGGCGCTGGCAGAGCGCGTATTCGCCGGGCACCTCGCAGCCCGCCTACGTCCGGAGATGTGGGCGCTGGTACAGGCTCACCGGCGCATGGGCCACCGCGTCGCCATCGTCACGGCCGCCAGTCGCTGGCAAGCCGAGCCACTCGCGACGAGCCTCGGCGTCGAAACCGTCCTGTGCACGGAGGTGGCGTCGTCTCCGTTGCGTGGTGAAGACAAAGCGGTCGCAGTGCTCGGATTCGCTTTGCGTCACGACATCGACCTCGTCGCCAGCCATGCCTACGGCGACTCGGGCGACGACGTGCCCTTTCTGCTGGCCTGCGGCAATCCTTGCGCCGTCTGCCCCCGCAACGCCCTGGCCCGCGCCGCACAGGAGCGCGGCTGGAGCATCCTGCGCGCCGAGTCCCGGCCGGCGCTCGGGCCGGTGGCCGCCGCGCGGTCGATCGCTGCGTGGAGCGGGGCGCTAGCCGGTATCGGCGCGGGACTCGGGCTGGCCACAGCCGGACTCGACCGCCGCGACGCCGCCGAACTCGGCATGGCGTTGGCGAGCCGCAGCTGCCTCGAACTCGCCGGCGTCCGTGTCAGCGTGCAAGGTGGCGAGCACCTCGGCGGCCGGCCCGCGATGTTCCTGTTCAACCACCAGAGCTGGCTCGACGTCGCGGTCATGGCCCGGCTGCTGCGCCGGGACTACAGCAGCCTCGCCAAACAGGAACTCAGCCGCGTCCCCGGCCTTGGCGGCTTCGGTCGCAACTTCGAGATCGTCTTCATCGACCGCGACGCCACGGCCGCGTCCTCGGACTATTTCCGCCCCGTGCTCGACCTGCTGCGGCGCGGCGTCTCGGTGGCCGTCGCGCCCGAAGGGACCCGCTCGTCCACGCCCATGCCAGGCCCCTTCCACAAGGGCGCCTTCCTCGCCGCCAGGAAGGCACGCGTCCCGCTGGTGCCGGTCGTCATCCGCAACTCGGGCCGGCTGATGCCGCGCGGCAGTAAAGCCGTGCGCCCGGGCCGCATCGACGTCGTCGTACACCGGCCGATCGACCCGACGCGCTGGGCGATCGGCCGATTCGGCGCCCACATCGACGAGCTGAGGGACCTGTACATCCAGACCCTCACCACCGGAGCCGCCCGATGA
- a CDS encoding wax ester/triacylglycerol synthase domain-containing protein, producing MRPSEYFGEKAWALPRRPDPLSTLMWRCEEDPALRPALVGVMLLDRPPDPRRFLAGHEWATRMIPRLRDRLVAPLLTPTMPIWSPDPDFDVTRHLHRAALPQPADRRAVFDLAGRLAAAPFDLGRPLWESVLVEDVRDEAEPYHAAWLVKIHHCLADGPLIGFWLNTLLSRTRSPRPDKPQPPAPPRWLDTPLTEHLIGPLADEAAPAAKRLAHDAFAAARSPIRKTIELATVAAKLLEVTTRPAGKPSPLLRPRGSTRRFAGVPIDLYRLRATARSFGVPVNAAYCAGLFAGIRLYHEAHRVTVPSVPAAITMPAVHTGPRGGNRFNGGKFSGPLDDQDPKSLCRTIAQRLARAAPPFPPAALDLVLGCVNQLPNTALLPMARSLGRSSDIQISHVVTLGREAYVSGARVEQIWGFAPAPGCAAMALLLTRRSQGTLGLTLDTAAIPDPATFASCIVVGFAEVLGCGAGLGEPSALR from the coding sequence ATGAGGCCGTCCGAGTACTTCGGCGAGAAGGCCTGGGCTCTGCCGCGGCGGCCCGACCCGCTCAGTACCCTGATGTGGCGCTGCGAGGAGGACCCGGCGCTGCGGCCGGCGCTGGTCGGCGTGATGCTGTTGGACCGCCCGCCCGACCCGCGGCGCTTCCTCGCCGGGCACGAGTGGGCCACCCGGATGATCCCGCGCCTCCGAGACCGGCTCGTCGCACCGCTGCTGACGCCCACGATGCCGATCTGGAGCCCCGACCCGGATTTCGACGTCACCCGGCACCTGCACCGGGCCGCGCTGCCGCAGCCCGCCGACCGGCGCGCGGTGTTCGACCTCGCCGGCCGGCTCGCCGCCGCGCCCTTCGACCTTGGCCGCCCGTTGTGGGAGAGCGTCCTGGTCGAGGACGTCCGCGACGAAGCCGAGCCGTATCACGCCGCATGGCTGGTGAAGATCCACCACTGCCTCGCCGACGGGCCCCTCATCGGGTTCTGGCTCAACACGCTCCTGAGCCGCACCCGCAGTCCACGTCCCGACAAGCCTCAGCCGCCAGCTCCGCCGCGCTGGCTCGACACTCCGCTGACCGAGCACCTGATCGGCCCGCTCGCCGACGAAGCCGCGCCGGCCGCGAAACGACTCGCCCACGACGCGTTCGCGGCAGCACGATCCCCGATCCGCAAGACGATCGAGCTCGCCACCGTGGCCGCCAAGCTCCTGGAGGTGACGACGCGCCCGGCCGGCAAACCGTCCCCGCTGCTCCGGCCGCGCGGCTCGACCCGGCGTTTCGCAGGCGTCCCGATCGACCTGTACCGCCTGCGCGCGACCGCGCGCTCCTTCGGCGTGCCCGTCAACGCGGCGTACTGCGCCGGGCTGTTCGCCGGAATCCGGCTCTACCACGAGGCCCACCGGGTGACCGTCCCCAGCGTCCCGGCGGCGATCACGATGCCCGCCGTCCACACCGGTCCGCGCGGCGGAAACCGTTTCAACGGCGGCAAATTCTCCGGCCCCCTCGACGATCAGGACCCGAAGTCGCTCTGCCGCACCATCGCCCAGCGCCTCGCCCGCGCCGCCCCGCCCTTCCCGCCCGCCGCCCTCGATCTCGTGCTCGGCTGCGTGAACCAGCTCCCGAACACGGCCTTGCTGCCGATGGCCCGCAGCCTGGGCCGCAGCAGCGACATCCAGATCAGCCACGTGGTCACCCTCGGCCGCGAAGCCTACGTCTCCGGTGCCCGCGTCGAGCAGATCTGGGGCTTCGCCCCCGCCCCCGGCTGCGCCGCCATGGCCCTGCTGCTGACCAGGAGAAGCCAAGGCACCCTCGGCCTCACCCTCGACACCGCCGCCATCCCCGACCCCGCGACCTTCGCCTCCTGCATCGTGGTCGGCTTCGCCGAGGTACTCGGCTGTGGTGCCGGACTCGGCGAACCATCGGCCTTGAGATGA
- a CDS encoding type II toxin-antitoxin system Phd/YefM family antitoxin yields MSITDARPRIGELAKRVARTRDHILLTSNDIPAAVLVNPEELAELQERVVVAELRAARAEGAILPGVPSAEVRARLGL; encoded by the coding sequence GTGTCCATCACCGACGCGCGTCCCCGCATCGGCGAGCTGGCCAAACGAGTCGCCCGAACTCGCGATCACATCCTGCTGACCAGCAATGACATTCCCGCGGCCGTCTTGGTCAACCCCGAAGAGCTCGCTGAGCTCCAAGAGCGCGTGGTCGTCGCCGAGCTTCGCGCGGCTCGTGCTGAAGGCGCGATTCTGCCCGGCGTACCGTCGGCCGAGGTGCGGGCGAGGCTTGGGCTGTGA
- a CDS encoding type II toxin-antitoxin system RelE family toxin produces the protein MTHRVEFRSDAIDQVAEFAKADPDGIRALLDRLDLLAGEPRPAGAFAYRPDHLRIHVGFYRVLIQVEDEISRVLVAHVGRAGS, from the coding sequence GTGACCCACCGGGTGGAGTTCCGTTCTGACGCGATCGACCAGGTCGCCGAGTTCGCCAAGGCGGATCCCGACGGGATCCGGGCCTTGCTCGATCGGCTCGATCTGCTTGCCGGCGAGCCGCGCCCGGCCGGGGCTTTCGCCTACAGGCCCGATCACCTGCGCATCCACGTGGGGTTTTACCGTGTGCTGATCCAGGTCGAAGATGAGATCTCACGGGTTCTCGTCGCTCATGTGGGCCGGGCCGGGTCTTAA
- a CDS encoding glycosyl hydrolase family 28 protein: protein MSSHSYFSLRRAKPARGLAALAATTVALIVGALVVVLPSSASAAAGAGSYTISNAGSGLCLDLPGSSTATGTQLDLQSCSGAANQTWTLAAAGTGYTVKSASSGLCVGVAGASTSAGKAVEQEACSGATSQEWTLTASSSNYRLVNVNSAKCMNSSSNGTTAGTLIVQNSCDSAVTKAWSLTTGGTAPTTGASASASASASPSKSASPSASPTPSGSTTPPAAGEPSVPGTCTALAAQLANPSNELFTTAQESAPPDTARIQAALNSCTGTGKAVELQISGGNAAFLSGPLTVNAGEVLLVDTGVTLYASRNPADYQVSGQPTCGTIGASDGSTLGTASGCAPFISVRGNNAGIMGTQSSSGSQGLIDGRGDQDMLGSSTTWWSLAESAHSKTTTQQENPKLITVFGSSNDTMYHVSLTNSPMFNVLLDGGSGFTAWGVRIDDPDTSRNTDGFDPDSASNVLITNSFINTGDDGIAVKSDAGGPASNITVSNNSFWGIHGMSVGSQTNGGISNVTFSGNYIHGGTDIHGDKASSNNGVRVKSDSSFGGAVTGVSFLNTCETGVEHLILVDPQYLSGDGSSPPSFNSVTINGLRSVNSSSGKSTLDGYDSSHMLGLTLENVSLDATKVTSQYANISMYNSNISPSGTDVTVTNISGTGSIPSCSSFPAWPGL from the coding sequence GTGTCCTCTCATTCGTACTTCTCCCTGCGTCGCGCCAAACCGGCGCGTGGTCTGGCCGCTTTGGCCGCCACGACGGTCGCGCTGATCGTCGGTGCGCTGGTCGTCGTGTTGCCGTCTTCGGCGTCGGCGGCTGCGGGCGCCGGGAGCTACACCATCTCGAACGCCGGCAGCGGGCTGTGTCTGGACCTGCCCGGTTCCAGTACCGCCACCGGCACGCAGCTCGATCTGCAGTCGTGTTCCGGCGCGGCGAACCAGACCTGGACGCTCGCGGCCGCGGGCACCGGGTACACCGTCAAGTCCGCTTCATCAGGGCTCTGTGTGGGTGTCGCCGGGGCCTCGACCAGCGCCGGCAAGGCCGTGGAGCAGGAGGCCTGCTCCGGTGCCACCAGCCAGGAATGGACGCTGACCGCGAGCTCGAGCAACTACCGGCTGGTGAACGTCAACAGCGCGAAGTGCATGAACTCGAGCAGCAACGGCACCACCGCGGGCACGCTCATCGTGCAGAACAGCTGCGACTCCGCCGTCACCAAGGCCTGGAGCCTGACCACCGGCGGCACCGCACCGACCACCGGCGCCAGCGCCTCCGCGTCCGCATCGGCGAGCCCGAGCAAGTCCGCCAGCCCCAGCGCCTCACCCACGCCGAGCGGATCGACGACGCCGCCGGCGGCCGGTGAGCCGAGCGTGCCGGGCACGTGCACGGCGCTGGCGGCCCAGCTGGCCAACCCGAGCAACGAGCTGTTCACCACCGCGCAGGAGTCCGCCCCGCCGGACACCGCGCGGATCCAGGCGGCGCTCAACAGCTGCACCGGCACCGGAAAGGCGGTCGAGCTCCAGATCAGCGGCGGCAACGCCGCGTTCCTGTCCGGCCCGCTCACCGTCAACGCCGGCGAGGTCCTGCTCGTCGACACCGGCGTCACGCTCTACGCCTCCCGCAACCCGGCCGACTACCAGGTCTCCGGGCAGCCGACCTGTGGCACCATCGGCGCCTCGGACGGCAGCACGCTCGGAACGGCGAGCGGCTGCGCGCCGTTCATCTCGGTGCGCGGCAACAACGCCGGCATCATGGGCACCCAGAGCAGCTCCGGCAGCCAAGGCCTGATCGACGGCCGCGGCGACCAGGACATGCTGGGCAGCAGCACGACCTGGTGGTCGCTCGCCGAATCAGCGCACTCCAAGACCACCACGCAGCAGGAGAACCCCAAGCTGATCACGGTCTTCGGCAGCTCGAACGACACGATGTACCACGTGAGCCTCACGAACTCGCCGATGTTCAACGTGCTCCTCGACGGCGGTAGCGGCTTCACCGCCTGGGGCGTGCGCATCGACGACCCGGACACCTCCCGCAACACCGACGGCTTCGACCCGGACAGTGCCAGCAATGTCCTGATCACCAATAGTTTTATCAACACTGGTGACGACGGCATCGCGGTGAAGTCCGACGCAGGCGGCCCGGCGAGCAACATCACCGTGAGCAACAACAGCTTCTGGGGCATCCACGGCATGTCCGTGGGCAGCCAGACGAACGGCGGCATCAGCAACGTCACCTTCTCCGGCAACTACATCCACGGCGGCACCGACATCCACGGCGACAAGGCGTCCAGCAACAACGGCGTGCGGGTCAAGAGCGACTCGAGCTTCGGCGGCGCCGTGACCGGAGTGAGTTTCCTCAACACCTGCGAGACCGGGGTCGAGCACCTGATCCTGGTCGACCCGCAGTACCTGTCCGGTGACGGCTCCTCACCCCCGAGCTTCAACAGCGTCACCATCAATGGCCTGAGGTCCGTCAACTCCTCCAGCGGCAAGTCCACGCTGGACGGCTACGACAGCTCGCACATGCTCGGCCTGACCCTCGAGAACGTCAGCCTCGACGCGACGAAGGTCACATCCCAGTACGCGAACATCAGCATGTACAATTCGAACATCTCCCCCTCCGGCACGGATGTCACGGTCACCAACATCTCCGGTACCGGCAGCATCCCGAGCTGCAGCAGCTTCCCGGCCTGGCCTGGGCTGTAG